The following are from one region of the Ketobacter sp. MCCC 1A13808 genome:
- a CDS encoding DUF1244 domain-containing protein, with protein sequence MDSLKTTELEAAVFRRLLKHLDDNKHVQNIELMQLAGFCRNCLSKWYVAAAEESGEQVDYEQARERVYGMPYAEWKAKYQTEASQAQLDAFNSRDKK encoded by the coding sequence ATGGATAGTCTGAAAACGACCGAACTCGAAGCGGCGGTTTTTCGCCGTTTGTTGAAACACCTGGACGACAATAAACACGTTCAGAACATTGAGCTGATGCAATTGGCGGGCTTTTGTAGAAATTGTCTGAGTAAATGGTATGTCGCTGCTGCGGAAGAAAGCGGTGAGCAGGTTGATTACGAACAGGCAAGGGAGCGTGTATACGGGATGCCGTATGCAGAGTGGAAAGCAAAATACCAGACTGAAGCATCGCAGGCTCAGTTAGACGCGTTCAATAGCCGTGATAAGAAATAA